One window of Deltaproteobacteria bacterium genomic DNA carries:
- a CDS encoding DUF4412 domain-containing protein — MQLKHALMIGSVWLAGTSVAQAGWVIEQVSVASNAKGVASPAEPASMRVSQGRIRLTQPSAITVQDCVKGRFGLLVPERNTYWSGTIDEYVGELYSQPSAHNPRKLLSADREVKADPPPKIDEATLPKIVIRKTEEQEKIAGYDTQKYLIESNGKLFQEVWLTTAINLNDDLDPKSYAACRAKLSTGMRGASAQDFNALYLSPEYLEFAKSGLALKTITHHIAGSHSLEVRSVSRADVPSSDFELPSTAKKVPLAEVFGPPVGR, encoded by the coding sequence ATGCAGTTGAAGCACGCCCTGATGATCGGGTCGGTATGGTTGGCGGGAACCTCGGTCGCGCAAGCGGGCTGGGTCATCGAACAAGTCAGCGTTGCCAGCAACGCCAAAGGCGTGGCGAGCCCGGCCGAGCCGGCCTCCATGCGCGTGTCCCAAGGCCGCATTCGGCTGACGCAGCCGAGCGCAATCACAGTGCAGGACTGCGTCAAGGGGCGCTTCGGCCTCTTGGTGCCGGAGCGCAACACCTATTGGTCCGGCACCATCGATGAGTACGTCGGCGAGTTGTACTCGCAACCCTCCGCCCACAACCCGCGCAAACTGCTCAGCGCCGATCGGGAGGTCAAGGCCGATCCGCCGCCGAAGATCGACGAAGCCACCTTGCCCAAGATTGTGATCCGCAAGACCGAAGAGCAGGAAAAGATCGCGGGTTACGATACGCAGAAGTACCTGATCGAGAGCAACGGCAAATTGTTCCAAGAGGTGTGGCTGACGACCGCCATCAACCTCAACGACGATCTCGACCCGAAGTCATACGCGGCATGCCGAGCCAAGCTCAGCACGGGCATGCGTGGGGCGTCGGCCCAGGATTTCAACGCCTTGTACCTCAGCCCGGAGTATCTCGAATTCGCCAAGTCGGGTTTGGCGCTGAAGACGATTACCCACCACATCGCGGGCAGCCACTCGTTGGAAGTTCGCAGCGTGAGTCGCGCCGATGTGCCCAGTAGCGACTTCGAGCTGCCGAGCACGGCGAAGAAGGTGCCGCTCGCTGAAGTGTTCGGGCCGCCTGTGGGCCGGTAA
- a CDS encoding redoxin domain-containing protein has translation MLAAGDRAPDFGVTWPDGRSVRLQDFRGQRHVVLYFFPKAFTPG, from the coding sequence ATGCTTGCCGCCGGCGACCGCGCGCCCGACTTCGGCGTCACCTGGCCCGATGGCCGCAGCGTGCGACTGCAAGACTTCCGCGGCCAGCGCCACGTTGTGCTGTACTTCTTCCCCAAGGCCTTCACTCCCGGATGA
- a CDS encoding redoxin domain-containing protein, with protein MAELGAEVIGVSLDPPGKQAAFAQAERVPFPMIGDSGQEIGRAFGVLRLGGWLLAKRVTFVIDKQGIIRAVIRSELNIDHHIAEATNVLRQLARS; from the coding sequence CTGGCCGAGCTGGGCGCCGAGGTCATCGGCGTGAGCCTCGATCCCCCGGGCAAACAAGCGGCGTTCGCGCAGGCCGAGCGGGTGCCCTTCCCCATGATCGGCGACTCCGGCCAGGAGATCGGGCGGGCCTTCGGCGTGCTGCGACTGGGCGGGTGGCTGCTGGCCAAGCGTGTCACCTTCGTCATCGACAAGCAGGGAATCATTCGCGCCGTCATCCGCAGCGAACTAAACATCGACCACCACATTGCCGAGGCGACCAACGTCCTGCGCCAGCTGGCGCGATCATGA
- a CDS encoding Rieske 2Fe-2S domain-containing protein: protein MNDATPVTVMVRGELAPGQTKKFVLPNQGYEIECFVINHNGTLHAWVNRCRHVPMTMDWIENRFLSEDGRHIQCATHGACYNPDTGECVIGPACGKFLIRVPLEVVGDEVRATCPAEAVPEDVRGRPGA from the coding sequence ATGAATGACGCCACGCCCGTCACGGTCATGGTCCGCGGCGAGTTGGCGCCGGGACAGACTAAGAAGTTCGTTCTTCCCAACCAAGGCTACGAAATCGAGTGCTTCGTGATCAACCACAACGGCACGCTGCACGCCTGGGTCAACCGGTGCCGGCACGTGCCGATGACGATGGACTGGATCGAGAATCGCTTCCTCAGCGAGGATGGCCGCCACATTCAATGCGCCACCCACGGCGCCTGCTACAACCCCGACACGGGCGAGTGCGTTATCGGTCCAGCGTGCGGTAAGTTCCTCATCCGTGTACCGCTGGAGGTGGTTGGGGACGAAGTGCGCGCCACCTGCCCAGCCGAGGCGGTACCCGAGGACGTGCGCGGGCGGCCGGGGGCATGA